TTCGAGGAGAAACTCGAGCAGTTACTCGAACTCGGGTGCGACCGGTTCGACCTCGAGATCGCCGGCCTGAATCACTTGCCGTCGTGGGACGGCAAATTCCGACTCGAGAAGGGGATCGGACTCGGCTTAGATTCCGACGAGGAGCTGTGGACCGACCCGGACAACGGCTGTTACTGCCGTCAGACCGTGACCGAGGATAGTCCGGTCGAGATGCTCGACGTGCGCGGCACTCATTGGGCCGAGGACGCGATCTACCAGGAGTTCGGACTAACGAGCTACCTCGGGACGAAAGTGTCGACCGGAGCCGCGCCGTACGGCACGCTCTGGTTCGGGAGCACCGAACCGCGGGAGCGACCGTTTTCGGAGACCGAACGCTCGTTTATCGAGTTGATGGGGCAGTGGGTCAGCTACGAAATCGAGCGCCGCGAAAACAACGACTCCCAGCGGAAACTCTACGAAATCACCGCCGATCCCGATCTCGATCCGGACGAGAAGATCGATCGATTGCTAGCAGTCGGCTGCAAGCGGCTGAACCTCCCCATCGGGATGCTCACTCGTAAACGCGAGCGGGCGTTCGAGATCGAGCACATGCACGGGACGCATCCCGAACTCGACGAAGGGACGCTCACCCCGCCGTTGACGGACAACTACTGCCGTCGCGTCGTCAACACCGGGGACTCGATTAGCGTCGGCGACGCCGGGGCGGCCGGGTGGGACGGCGACGCGCTCTACCACGAATTCGATCTCGAGTGTTACGCCGGGACGCAGGTGTTCGTCCGCGACGAGAACTTCGGCACCGTCTGTTTCACGGATATGGGGACTCGAGCAGAATTCACCGAGGCGGAGCAGGTGTTTCTCGATATCCTCGGCCAGTGTGTGAGCTACGAAATCGAACGCCAACAACACGAGGCCGACCTCAAGGACACGATCGATCAACTAGAACGATCCAACGACCGGCTGCGGCAGTTCGCGTACGCCGCCTCGCACGACCTGCAGGAACCGCTCCGGATGGTTTCGACGTATCTACAGCTGCTGGAAAACCGGTACAAGGAGGAGCTCGACGGGGACGCGCAGGAATTCATCGATTTCGCGGTCAACGGAGCCGACCGGATGCGGGAGATGGTCGACGATCTGCTCGCGTTCTCGCGGGTCGAACACGCCGACGACGAGTTCGATCCGGTCGACTGTGACTCGGTCCTCGACCACGTCACCGACGATCTCCGGATGCAGATCGAGGAGAACGACGCGGAGATCAGCAGCGAGTCACTGCCGACCGTGAGCGGCGACCACGAGCAACTCGAGCACCTGTTCAGTAATCTCGTCTCGAACGCTATCAAGTACAACGAAAGTGATCGGCCGCGCGTCGAAATCTCGGCCGAACAGCGGTCTAACGGCTGGGAATTCTCGGTTACCGATAACGGAATCGGGATCGCGCCGGACGAAGCGGACAAGATATTCGACGTTTTCAAGCGGCTCCACCACGACGACGAGTACTCGGGGACGGGAGTCGGACTCTCGCTCTGCCAGAAGATCGTCAACAATCACGGCGGCGAAATCTGGGTCGAGTCCGAACCCGGCGCGGGGTCGACGTTCTCGTTTACGCTTCCCGCGACGCGGAATCCGACGCAGTGAGTCCGCGGCCGTACGGTCCTCTGTGGCCCTGAACGACCGTCGACTACGGCGACGAGCCGGCGCTTTCGAACGCGCGCTCCGCAACCACTAAACGCCGAACGACCCAACGACGTCACAATGACCGACTGGACCGAGAAGTCGGGAAAATGCGATGTAGATCCGATGTACTGAGAACGTCGAATACGCATCGTCGTTCGCTCGTAGATGTGAAGACAAATGCCGACCAGAGGAGACGGAATGGGTATCTCCATATATCGGGGAACGTTTTTATTTTTGCCCACCATACACAGAGGTATGTCAGACGTAGCGCTTGACGACCGCGGCCGTCTCACGCTCCCGAAGGAGGTCCGAGAGCGATACGGAGACCGATATCACGTCGTTCAGCTTCCCGACGGGATCAAATTGGTTCCGGTCGCCGACGACCCGCTCGAGGCACTCAGGGACGAATTCGCAGGTGTCGAGAAGTCGGCCGACAAACTTCGTGAAGAAGCACGTGAAGCAGCGCTCGACGAGGCCGGACGATAGATGTATGCGGAAACCGATTTCCTTCTCGCGCTGATTAAGGACGACGACTGGCTCGGAGACGCCGCCGAGTCGGTATACCGAGAGCACCGCGACGAGTTGTGGACGTCGCAGTTCACGCTCATCGAACTCCTGATGGTCGCCTACCGCGAGGAACGTGATACCGAGCGCGTCGTTTCGAACGCCGCCAACCTCGTCGAGGTGCGCGGTGACGTGGAAACGGTCGTTACGGCGGCGACGTACGTGGAAGACCACGGGTTCACGCCGTTTGACGCACTTCATCTCGTCGAATCGAACGGAGAGACCATCGTCTCGAGCGATGACACATACGAGGACGTTACGCCTCGGCTCGACCTGAAGACGGTCTCCGGAGAATAGCGTCCGCAACCACTAAACGCGACTCGCACCAATCGGGTGGCAATGACCGACTGGACCGAGAAGTACCGTCCGACGACGCTGTCGGAGGTACGCGGAAACAACAAGGCCCGCGACAAACTCGAGGAGTGGGCCGAGAGCTGGGACGACCACCGGGACGCGGTGATCGTCCACGGGAGCCCGGGCGTGGGGAAGACCTCCGCGGCCCACGCGCTGGCCGGCGACATGGGGTGGCCGGTGATGGAGCTCAACGCCAGCGACAGCCGAGGGGCCGACGTCATCGAGCGCGTCGCTGGCGAGGCCTCGAAGAGCGGCACGCTCACGGGCGGCGAGGCCGGCCGGCGGCTCGTGATCTTGGACGAGGCGGACAACTTCCACGGCAACGCCGACTACGGCGGCTCGGCCGAGGTCACGCGGGTGGTCAAGGACGCCAACCAGCCGATCGTCCTCGTGGCCAACGAGTTCTACGATATGAGCCAGTCGCTGCGCAACAGCTGCGAGACCATCGAGTTCCGCGACGTCTCGAAGCGCTCGATCGTCCCCGTGCTGCGCGACATCTGCCGGCGCGAGGACATCGAGTTCGAGGAGGAGGCCCTAGAGAAGATCGCCGAGGACACCAGCGGCGACCTGCGCTCGGCGGTCAACGACCTGCAGGCGGTCGCCGAGGAGGCCGAGCGGCTGACCGTCGAGGACGTCGTCACCGGCCAGCGCGACACCACGGAGGGGATCTTCGACTTCCTCGACGCGCTCATCAAGGAGGAAGACGCCGAGGGCGCCCTTCGCGCGTCGTACGACGTCGACGAGAACCCCGACGAGATGCTGAACTGGATCGAGGACAACGTCCCCAAGGACTACGCGGGCGCGGAGCTGGCCGACGCCTACGAGTTCCTCGCGAACGCCGACCGCTGGCTGGGCCGGGTGCGGGCGACCCAGAACTACTCCTACTGGCGCTACGCGACGGACAACATGACCGCCGGGGTCGCCGCCTCGCGCCGCGAGCCCAAGGGCGGTTGGACCCGCTACGGACCGCCGAGCTACTGGTCGAAACTCGGCCGCACCAAGGGGACCCGGAACACCCGCGACGCCATCGCGGAACGCATCGCCGAACGCGAGGGCACCAGCGTCGGGACCGCCCGGCGGGAGATCCTCCCGTTCCTCTCGGCGATGACCCACCACTGCAAGAACCGGGATCTGACGGTCCGGATGGCCGCGGTGTACGAACTCGACGAGAAGGAAGTCTCGTTCGTCACCGGCAGCGGGAAGGACACCAACAAGGTCGAGTCCATCGTCGAAGAGGCCGAGGAGCGACGAGCCGAGGAGACCGTCGAACACTCCGGCTCGGCGTTCTTCGAACCAGAGGACGCCGGCGACGCCGACGGCGAGGGCGACCCCGACGCCGCGGACTCGAGCGACGAGGCCGACGGGCAGGAGACCCTCGCGGCGGCCGGCTCGGCGGACGAGGCGAACGAAGCGACGGAGCCGGTCGCCGACGCGACCGACGCGGACGGCGACGAGGACCCCGACACCGACGACGACCAGTCGGGACTCTCCGACTTCCTCTAGTCGACCGTAACGATGCGAACCAGTCTACCTTCGAGAGAGTCTACGAGTACTGATATACCACTGTGTAGTACTACCGGCACTATTACTTCGGAGAACGACGACAGTTACTCCCGGTGACCGACCGAATGACTGGCCAACACACCTGTCCCCTCTGTGCGGACGCGTACGACGATCGAACGAGCCTCCGGGTTCACCTCGAGGTCGAACACCGGAAGTCGGAGATCGTCGCCGAGTTCGTCGACCTGCACGACGCCGGCGCCGGGGGCCGGGTCGACGGCGATCCGACGGTCGTCGGAGAGGACCGACAGGCGCCGTCGGCCGACTGAGGTTCCCGTCCTCGCTCTGTTCTACTCGCTTTTCGTCCACGTCGAGCGTCGGCTGACCCCGAACGGACTTCAGTCGTCCGCAGTCGAGAGTCGCTCGAGAAACGAAACCGAGAGCGCGTCGCTGACACCGGCGGCCAGCGCCGCCGGCGATTCGCCGTCGAGCGGCGGCACCGTCTCGACGCCGTGGCCGGTCATGCGCTCGAGTTCGTCGGGGTTCGTCCGTTCGGCGACCGTCGCCCCGGCGTACTCGTTGCAGACGATCCCCGCGATAGCGACGCCGCGGCGCTCTAAGGCCTCGATCGAGAGCGCGGTGTGGTTCAGCGTGCCCAGCCCCGACCGGGTGACGACGACGGCCGTCGCCTCGAGATCGGCGACGAGATCGATCACCTCGCGGTCGCCGGCCAGCGGGACGCGGAGGCCGCCGATCCCCTCGACGATCGGCACGGGCGTCTCGGCGACGGCGTCCTCGCAGGCCGTCCGAAGTTCCTCGTAGGAGAGTTCCTCGTCGGCCACCTCGGCCGCGACTCGCGGCGCCAGCGCGGGCTCGAGATAGCGGGGACAGGTCGCCGCGTCGGGGTCGCCGCAGGCGTCGGCGACGAAGCCGGCGTCGTCGTCCGGCGGCGATCCCGTTTGGGCGGGTTTGATCGCCCGGGCGTCGACGCCCCGTTCGCGGAACCAACGAGTGATCCCGGCGGTGACGACGGTCTTTCCGATTCCGGTTCCGGTGCCGACGACTGCGATGGGTTCGGTCATGGGTTACAGCAGTCCGAGCTCGTCGCCGGTCGCCCGGAACGCCTCGAGGCAGGCGACGATGTCGTCGCGATCGTGGGTCGCCATCGGAACGACCCGGATGCGACTGGTCCCCTCGGGAACCGTGGGGGGTCTGATCGCGGGCGCGACGACGTTTCGTTCTCGCACGCCCTCCGCGAGCGCGAGCGCGTCGGTTCGATCGCCGACGATGACCGGGAGGATCTGCGAGTCACCGAGCACCTCCAGGCCCATCGACTCGAGGCCGTCTCGGAGGTGCGAGACGTTCTCCCAGAGGCGCTCGCGGACGTCGCTGTGACGGGCGACGTGCAGCGCCTCGCTGGCGGCGGCGGCGGCGGGCGGGGCGAGGCCGGTCGAGAAGACGAACGAGCGGGCGTCGTTCACGAGACACTCGATCAGATCCTCGCTGCCCGCGACGTAGCCGCCCTGACTCGCCAGCGCCTTCGAGAGCGTTCCCAGCTGGACGTGGACGCGGTCCGCGATGCCCTCGGCCTGGACGACGCCGCCGCCGTCGGCGTAGAGCCCGGTCGCGTGGGCCTCGTCGACCATCACCCACGCGCCGTGGGCTTCGGCGGCGTCGCAGATCGCCTCGAGGGGCGCGACGGTGCCGTCCATGCTGAACACCGAGTCGGTGACGACCAGCCAGGACTCCTCGCTCGCGCCGGCGCGGTCGGCCCGGTCCTCGAGTTTCGACCGCAGGTCCGCGGCGTCGCAGTGGTCGTAGACGACCGTCTCGGCGTCGGCGAGACGACAGCCGTCGATGATGCTCGCGTGATTGAGCTCGTCGGAGAAGATGACGTCCGGCGCTAAGGCCGCGATCGTCCCGACGTTGGCGGCGTACCCCGAGGAGAAGACGAGCGCGCGCTCGGCGTCTTTCGTCTCGGCGAGCTGGCGCTCTAAGTCCCGGTGGACCATCGTATCGCCGGTCACCAGCCGGCTCGCGCCGGCGCCCGTGCCGACGGTCGCGGCGGCCTGCCGGGCGGCGTTCTCGACGCGCTGGTCGTCGGTCAGCCCCAGGTAATTGTTCGAGGCGAAAACCAGCGCCTCGGTCGAGTCGAGGACCGGTAGCTCGCCGCCCGACGGCGGGGCGAAGTAACCCCGCTCGGCGACTCGGTCGACGGGCGAGAGCGATCGTTTCAGATCGGCGTCCTCGAGCGATCGGAGCCGGTCCTCGAGGTCGAACCCGCGATCTTCCATTCGGGTAAAGGGTGACATCGCCATGGTTTCACTCTCACGGTTCCGTTCGGAGCGGCCGTTTCCCGCGATACCGTCCGGGAGAACGACTCAAGCGCTGCCGTAGCTGCATCGGCGGTGCGGACGGGACGGCTCGAGCGGTTCAGAACCCGGGCATCAGTTCGGCCGGGCCGAAAACGCCGTACTCGCCCGCACGGTTTCGGCGAGCGCCGGCTTTCAGGTAGCCGAGCGCCGGTCCGTTGACGTTGGCTTCCATGCTCGTCTCGTCGCCGAGTCGGAACGTGTTCGTCGCCGTCTCGCCGTCGAACGTTCGGCCAGTCACGCGGACGGTCGTGGTCGTCGGCTTCTCGTCGCTGCGCACGTCGAGGATGCCGCCCACCGTGACGTCCTCGGCGTCGCAGACCCCCGCGCGCTCGAGCAGAACGTCGTCGGCGTGTTCCATGTCCTCGAACTCGATGACGCCGTCGCGGTCGTCGATGATCGCCTCGATCTCCTCGTCGGAGAGGTCGCGCGCGGTCTCGAGGTCGTAGTCGGGGAGGTGGGCGACGTCCTCGCGGACGGTGCCGCGGTTGTCCTCGTAGCCCGATTTGAGGCCGACGCCCCACCAGATGTCGACGTCGGTGACCTCGACGAACGACTGGGCGGCGAGCGCCGCGGCGCCCGTCAGGAGACCGGGCGTCGCCCCGGCGCCGCAGATGAAGGTGATGCCCGCGTCCTCGAAGGCCGCGCTGCGCTCGTCCAGCATGTCGATCACGCGCGAGCGCTTGAGCACGTCGATCAGTACACCCGAGTAGCCGCCCTCGAGGAAGCGGTCGGCGACCCGCGGGATGAAGTCGTGTTCGTAGTTCGGCAGCGCGAGCAGGACGGCGTCGATCCCGTCGCCGCGATCGATGACGTCCCGAATGGGGTCCTCGCTGGGGCGAGCCTGCTCGGAGGCGACGACGCCCCTGTCCTCGCCGTGTCGTTTGACGCCGCCCTCGCTGTCGACGGCAGTCGCTCCCCCGCCGTCGGCAGCGACTTCGTTGTCGATATTGCCCTCCGTCGCCGCCAGCAGTTCGTCGACGTCCAGCCCGTCGAAATCGATCGCCGTGCCGTGACGATCGCAAGCCGCGACAGGCGTCAGATCGTCCTTGTGCTGGCTGACCTCGAGCGCTCGTCGGCCGATACCTCCCGTTCCAAGTACTGCAAACGTGACTTCGTCCATGAGTGTACTCGCGTCTCTCGTTCGTCAGTCGTCGCTCGGTTCCGCGCCCGTACTCGCCGACGTCTCGGTCGACGATTCCGCGGCGTCGTCGTGGCGGGCCTTGACCGTCTCGGGGTCGAACTCGTTGGCCTCCATGTTTGGCTCGAGTCCGGCCCGCTCGACGATCGCGAGGTCGTCGCCGGGCGACTGGCCCTCCGTGGTCAGGTAATCGCCCGTGAGCAGCCCGTCGGCGCCGGCCTCGAGTGGCAGGTGCTGCTCCTCGGGCGCCAGGTTCGCCTCCCGACCGCCGGTCAGGCGCACCCGCGATTCGGGGTGGAGCAGTTTGTAGACCGCGACCGTCTTCACGATCTCCTCGGTGGTGATGTCGGCACCCTGCTCGTACAGCGGCGTCCCCTCGACCGGGTTCAACACGTTCACCGGCAGCGAGGAGATGCCGATGTCCTGGAGGGCGATCGCGGCCTCGACGCGGTCGGCCGGCGTCTCGCCCATCCCGAGGATGACGCCGGCACAGAGGTCCATCCCCGCTTCCTTGGCCACCTCGAGGGTCTCGACGCGATCCTCGAAGCTGTGGGTGTCGACGATCTCGGGGAAGTACCGCGGCGAGGTCTCGATGTTGTGATTGTAGTGGTTGATCCCCTCGTCGGCGAGGATCGCGGCCTCCTCCTCGGTCAGAATGCCCAGCGAGGCGTCGACCTCGAGATCGCACTCGTCGCGGACGAGCCGGATCGACTCGATGACCTCCTGCCACTCCTCGGGGCGGCGTTCCTTCGAGACGCCCTTCTCGGCGACGACGATGCCGAAGCGCTGGGCGCCGTCGGCCTCGGCTCGCTTGGCGGCCTCGAGGATCTTCTCGGGACCGAGGAAGCCGTAGGTGTCGATTCCGGTGTCGAAGTGGACCGACTGGGCGCAGAAGCCGCAGTCCTCGGCGCAGTTGCCGGCCTTCGCGTTGACGATCGAACAGGCGTCGACCGTGCCGTCGCCGAAGCGGTCGCGCACGACGGCACCGGCCTCTGCGAGCGGTTCGACCGGTTGCGCCATCAGCGCTAGCCCGTCGGTCCGATCCAGTCGCTCGCCGGCCAGCACCCGCTCGAGCGCGTCGTCGACCGTCCGGTTGTCCGTCTCGTAAACCACGTCTCTAGAGGAGGTTAACGAAAATATAACGTTTTTGGATGTTCGCTTCGAGAGAAAACGGACGGAGCGAGCGTCTGAAAACGCCGGTTGCGTCCCATAGAGCGCCCTGCGAACGCGCTCCGGTTCGAGATTCGGGGGCTCGAGCGCTGACAACGCGCGGCCCGTTCACGTCGGTTCCCCAACCGTTTAATATTACTGTGTGGTCACACGGCTCATGGTAGTACGCATCTCGGAGGAACGGTTCGCCGACGTGCCCGATTTCGACTACGAGCCGGAGTACGTCGACGTCGGCGAGTTGCGAATGGCCTACGTCGAAACCGGCGGGAGCGGGGACGGCGGCAGAGACGAGGAGACGTTCCTCTGTCTCCACGGCGAGCCGACGTGGTCGTTCCTCTACCGAAAGATGATGCCGATCCTGGCCGAGCGCGGCCGCGTCGTGGTCCCCGATCTGATCGGCTGCGGGCGCTCCGACAGGTACGAGGACCGCGACGCCTACTCCGTCGAGATGCACTACGACGCGCTCGAGACGTTCGTCGAGGCACTCGATCTGACGAACGTCACGCTCGTCTGCCAGGACTGGGGCGGCGTCCTCGGGCTCCCGCTCGCGGTCCACCGGCCGGAGCGGTTCGCGCGACTCGTTCCGATGAACACCGGCGTCCCGGACGGGACCCAGGAGATGAGCGACCGATGGCACGAGTTCGCCGAGATGGTGGCGACCGCCGACGACCTCGACATCGGCAGACTCGTCCGGAACGGCTGTTACCGCGACCTCTCTGAGGCGGTCGTCGACGCCTATCGCGCGCCGTTCCCCGACGAGCGACACATGGCCGCCGCGCGGACGTTCCCCGGCCTCGTCCCGACATCGCCCGACGACCCCGGGGCGGAGCTGATGGCCGAAACGCAGGAGCGCCTCGGCGAGTGGGAGAAACCGGCGTTCGTGCTGTTCGGCAGGGAGGATCCGATCACGTCTCACGACCGGGATCCGCTCCGACAACACATCCCGACCGCGACCGAGCAGCCCGACGTCTGGATCGACGAGGCGGCACATTTCCTACAGGAGGACGCCGGCGAGGAGATCGCCGAACGCATCGTCGAGTTCGTCGATCGGACCTGACTCGATCCGGGCGACCCCAACGACCGCTATCCGGGTCGCTCCTCTCGGCGAACGAAGCCGATCGTCGCCGGATCGAAGTAGTACGTCGAGCGGCAGTCCGCACACGAGGCCGTCAACAGCTTCCCGTGTTTGTACTGTTTCCACAGCTTCGTCTGGTCCCGTTCGATATCCAGCGTGACCGGGTGGCCGCAGTCGGGAATCGTACAGGGAAACCGGATGTACCAGTTAGGCACCGAGAGCGCCCCGAGGGGCGCGAGTTCGCTCCGGAGGCGACTGAGCAGATTGAAGATCGTAAACGACGGGTTCTCCCGATCGATCGCCACGCCGTCGACGTCGCTTACGTACCCGTCCCGCTGGCGTTCGTCCTCGTGGAGCGGGAGCACCGGAATCCCCTTGGCCCGCGCGTAGCCGATCTCCTGGTTGATCCACCGGTCGGTCGCCGCGTCGTCGGTTACCACCGCGACGACGACGTCGCTGTTCGCGAGTCGTCCCTCGAGTCGCTTCCGCGAGCGGCCGGACTCGACCTCCTCGAGGGCGATGTGGACGCCGAAGGGGAAGTTCTTGACCGTCGAGAACAGTTCCTGGACGAGCTCGAGGTCGCCGGGGGCGTGCGAGACGTAGATCTGTTCTCCGGTCATCTGCGAATCTACGACGACTGGTGTGTGAGAGATTATTAATCTACCTACTTTCAGACCGTCACGATCGCCTGAAAAACCTACTGACTGATTCAGCGAACGATTCCCTGACTGTCCGTCTTCCTATCTGCCCGTCCGTCGTTCGGCCAACCGCAGGCCGGTACGGATCCTACCCGTCGGCCGACTGCACCGTCCCGAGGACCCGCTGCGAGAACTCGAGGTCGTCGATCTCCAGTCCCAGTCCCTCGAACCACTCTCGTTTCACGTGCCACTCGCCGCGCCGCTGCCCGTCGGTCGTCAGCGACGTCGCCTCGAGGCGGCCCGGCGACCACTCGCGCTCGGCGGCGATATCGAGTACCGTTCGGACGACGGTCCCGACTTCATTGCTGTCGACGGCGGGTGTCTCGGCGACGGTCTCGTACTCGAGGACGATGCCAGCCCCGTCCGGAACCGCAGTTGCAGTCTCGCCGTCAGTGACATCATCCGCGGTCGAGTCCGAGCCGTCGCGCTCGTCGTCCGGCGGTCGCAACTCACAGCCCGTGACGTAGATCCCCTGTCCCATCAGGCGGTTCTCGAGCGTCACCGGGATGGGGTAGTCGTTAGTCATGCGATACGCTACCGTGACCGAGGGGAAAAGTCCAGTGGCGCGGCCCTGCCGCACCTCGCGATGTGATCGATTCTCCGTGACCTATCAACTCCCGATCAGAGCGGGTCGACGAGATCTTCAAGAGCCGCCTGCGGGTCGTCGGCCTTCGCGACGCCGCTGGCCAGCAGGACGCCCTCGGCGCCGAGGTCGCCGGCCGCGACGACGTCGTCGCCGGTGCTGATGCCGGCACCGCAGAGGACCGACACCTCGCTATCGACGTTGTCGGCCGCCTCGACGGCGTCCTCGACGATATCTGGATCGGCCTGACTGACCGGCGTTCCGGTGCCGATCAGTTCCGGCGGCTCGACGGCGACCGCGTCCGGACCCAGCGCCGCCGCCGCGCCGATCTGTTCGGGGTTGTTCGCGCAGACGACCGTCTCGAGGCCCGCGCGCTCAGCGGCGCGGACGGAGCCGTCGATATCGGCCAGTTTCAGCCGCTTCTCGGAGTGGTTGATCAGCGTCCCGACCGCGCCCGCGTCGGCGACCGATTCGGCGAGCGTGTGGCCGGTGTTGCTCCCGTGTTCGATCGGGTCGACGTGCTGGGCCCACGTCTCGACGCCCGTCTCGGCGACGCGGGCGAGGTCGGCCGCCTGCGGTGCGACCGCGAGGCGCGCGTCGGTCGATTCGTCGACGTCGCGGACGGCTTCGGCGACTGCGACGGGGTCGCAGGGATACGTCTTCAGGTTAACGAGAACGAACATACGAGCACAGCCATCCGCACGGAAGAAATAGCTTGCGAGTCGCCGGCGCGAATCGGCGTCGGCGCCCGGATCGGTCGCCCGTCAGTCCTTTCGCTTGACGACGTCGCCGAGCGTGTAACTGCCCGAGGCCGACCCGCCAGACCACTCCGAATCGTCGCCGGAGCTCCCCTCGGCGCTCAGGTCGATCTCGAGGAAGCTCTCGAGTTCCGACTGGACGCGGTCGCTGGGGAGCGTGTCCCCGCGTTCGATCTTGCGGATCAGGCTCGCCTTCTCGTTGAGTTCGTTGGCCAGGTCCGACTGGCTGAGCCCCTTCTGCTCGCGGGCGTTGCGGACGCGGTCGTCGTAGTCGGTCGCGAGTTCGTCCATGTCGTCGAACATGTCCGACCGACGCTGGGAACTCGAGCCGCCCGAACGGGACGACGAACTCGATGCAGAGCCACCCGAACTACCCCCGGAGCTGGACGACGAACTCGAGCCGGTCGAGTACTTCGTCGAGGAGCTCGAGCTGGAGGTCTGCTTGACCTCGGTACCGAAATCGGTACAGTTCGAACACACGTCGAGCTTCGCGCCCTCGACCTTGATTGTCTTCGGAGACGACGTCTCGGCGCCACACATCTCGCACTGGACCATGGGGGTACGTATATCGCGGCGAGCCATAAACCATGCGGCGCGGTCTCGATGATTCGATGTTTCCGTTGGCGTCTTTGTGTCGATCTTCGTAGCGTCGACGTTGGATGCCGCGACGGCTGGAAACTCCACGAAAGCCCCGTCCCCTTTCATTTCCGCCCGCGATGGCCTGATAGATCAGCCGGCACAGGTGGGAACGAACGGGACAGGGCTTACGTAGTGTTCTCGAGTGAATCGGGACGAAAGAGAAACG
This portion of the Haloterrigena gelatinilytica genome encodes:
- a CDS encoding AbrB/MazE/SpoVT family DNA-binding domain-containing protein is translated as MSDVALDDRGRLTLPKEVRERYGDRYHVVQLPDGIKLVPVADDPLEALRDEFAGVEKSADKLREEAREAALDEAGR
- a CDS encoding MEDS domain-containing protein gives rise to the protein MNQAAGRYDQPTVLGLENGLEAFQSSSEFRGPVEPLDEHTCNDHFAHIYETPAEKFEAAIPFIRHGLERGERVMYVIDESTEAEVRDAMCDAGLDVDTALTTGALTFHTVQETYLRNGSFDPDEMIDFYDEMVAEATADYEALRIVAEMTWLDDDDETPIEQFIEYEQKINDLFDQTDSLAICQYDRDLFAPEVIRNVVQTHPHLIYDGAACHNVYYTPPEEFFGADAPARENERMLRTLRDRTTAKVQLHRRERFLQHLYEVSSDPTLSFEEKLQALFDLGCEQFDLELGAMATVDPDADQFEVEFVSDDHEYFEAGLELPLSETYCTAATDTGGIGSVADPVAAGYDDIYVHNEFGIKTYLGTYIEVEGDDNRTFFFVSEKPRDEAFSANERTFQRLLGQWVKYELERQQRERFLHECYEITSDPALGFEEKLEQLLELGCDRFDLEIAGLNHLPSWDGKFRLEKGIGLGLDSDEELWTDPDNGCYCRQTVTEDSPVEMLDVRGTHWAEDAIYQEFGLTSYLGTKVSTGAAPYGTLWFGSTEPRERPFSETERSFIELMGQWVSYEIERRENNDSQRKLYEITADPDLDPDEKIDRLLAVGCKRLNLPIGMLTRKRERAFEIEHMHGTHPELDEGTLTPPLTDNYCRRVVNTGDSISVGDAGAAGWDGDALYHEFDLECYAGTQVFVRDENFGTVCFTDMGTRAEFTEAEQVFLDILGQCVSYEIERQQHEADLKDTIDQLERSNDRLRQFAYAASHDLQEPLRMVSTYLQLLENRYKEELDGDAQEFIDFAVNGADRMREMVDDLLAFSRVEHADDEFDPVDCDSVLDHVTDDLRMQIEENDAEISSESLPTVSGDHEQLEHLFSNLVSNAIKYNESDRPRVEISAEQRSNGWEFSVTDNGIGIAPDEADKIFDVFKRLHHDDEYSGTGVGLSLCQKIVNNHGGEIWVESEPGAGSTFSFTLPATRNPTQ
- a CDS encoding replication factor C large subunit; translation: MTDWTEKYRPTTLSEVRGNNKARDKLEEWAESWDDHRDAVIVHGSPGVGKTSAAHALAGDMGWPVMELNASDSRGADVIERVAGEASKSGTLTGGEAGRRLVILDEADNFHGNADYGGSAEVTRVVKDANQPIVLVANEFYDMSQSLRNSCETIEFRDVSKRSIVPVLRDICRREDIEFEEEALEKIAEDTSGDLRSAVNDLQAVAEEAERLTVEDVVTGQRDTTEGIFDFLDALIKEEDAEGALRASYDVDENPDEMLNWIEDNVPKDYAGAELADAYEFLANADRWLGRVRATQNYSYWRYATDNMTAGVAASRREPKGGWTRYGPPSYWSKLGRTKGTRNTRDAIAERIAEREGTSVGTARREILPFLSAMTHHCKNRDLTVRMAAVYELDEKEVSFVTGSGKDTNKVESIVEEAEERRAEETVEHSGSAFFEPEDAGDADGEGDPDAADSSDEADGQETLAAAGSADEANEATEPVADATDADGDEDPDTDDDQSGLSDFL
- the bioD gene encoding dethiobiotin synthase, which gives rise to MTEPIAVVGTGTGIGKTVVTAGITRWFRERGVDARAIKPAQTGSPPDDDAGFVADACGDPDAATCPRYLEPALAPRVAAEVADEELSYEELRTACEDAVAETPVPIVEGIGGLRVPLAGDREVIDLVADLEATAVVVTRSGLGTLNHTALSIEALERRGVAIAGIVCNEYAGATVAERTNPDELERMTGHGVETVPPLDGESPAALAAGVSDALSVSFLERLSTADD
- a CDS encoding type II toxin-antitoxin system VapC family toxin yields the protein MYAETDFLLALIKDDDWLGDAAESVYREHRDELWTSQFTLIELLMVAYREERDTERVVSNAANLVEVRGDVETVVTAATYVEDHGFTPFDALHLVESNGETIVSSDDTYEDVTPRLDLKTVSGE
- a CDS encoding transcriptional regulator yields the protein MDEVTFAVLGTGGIGRRALEVSQHKDDLTPVAACDRHGTAIDFDGLDVDELLAATEGNIDNEVAADGGGATAVDSEGGVKRHGEDRGVVASEQARPSEDPIRDVIDRGDGIDAVLLALPNYEHDFIPRVADRFLEGGYSGVLIDVLKRSRVIDMLDERSAAFEDAGITFICGAGATPGLLTGAAALAAQSFVEVTDVDIWWGVGLKSGYEDNRGTVREDVAHLPDYDLETARDLSDEEIEAIIDDRDGVIEFEDMEHADDVLLERAGVCDAEDVTVGGILDVRSDEKPTTTTVRVTGRTFDGETATNTFRLGDETSMEANVNGPALGYLKAGARRNRAGEYGVFGPAELMPGF
- a CDS encoding aminotransferase class I/II-fold pyridoxal phosphate-dependent enzyme, with translation MEDRGFDLEDRLRSLEDADLKRSLSPVDRVAERGYFAPPSGGELPVLDSTEALVFASNNYLGLTDDQRVENAARQAAATVGTGAGASRLVTGDTMVHRDLERQLAETKDAERALVFSSGYAANVGTIAALAPDVIFSDELNHASIIDGCRLADAETVVYDHCDAADLRSKLEDRADRAGASEESWLVVTDSVFSMDGTVAPLEAICDAAEAHGAWVMVDEAHATGLYADGGGVVQAEGIADRVHVQLGTLSKALASQGGYVAGSEDLIECLVNDARSFVFSTGLAPPAAAAASEALHVARHSDVRERLWENVSHLRDGLESMGLEVLGDSQILPVIVGDRTDALALAEGVRERNVVAPAIRPPTVPEGTSRIRVVPMATHDRDDIVACLEAFRATGDELGLL